In the Gossypium arboreum isolate Shixiya-1 chromosome 10, ASM2569848v2, whole genome shotgun sequence genome, one interval contains:
- the LOC108487989 gene encoding protein GAMETE EXPRESSED 3, which translates to MPATFFLIFFLFMVASQSTWFPNYPHYPHLFSAQERFRNRGDRLSKPLIGESGRIYACSEDMLLAFENNGSIAWFLPLGFECNVSKAPVHGGRGKIYLIAENRVLRINIMKIGTSEPAVQVLFDPGPGQRGDEIVGIAVSTLCSSVIINVKNRGLFSYLMRGQLLWSVGPVIDQYGYRQGCWKNVSDCYFASAPVIDQCEASVYISNTEGELYSLSIRSPEFKWIQDLSSFDKLYTITPGNNGILYVTVPVKSLILALDVSSGNVLWQTSIGQLSSAESSPVVDSYGWVTIGSLDGFLYSFSPTGTLKKFPKAAVLDSVIQFSIFLDCSGYAVYFCQTEMEEKVIHMNDQFAHVSAMKPKSSIFTLIVPSTGKIYWSESNHGPFLSSLSQSDLQNFVVDEGMLLAFVTASKIGNQLSCRSKALKLASSCSQGTRKRQSVYTGNRSSIFLFLLLESIILVVLAVVVRFCCVFWRKKKLQDQDLGRFLEKRRSLQLKKKAFDRTITELEHKATEEAVATEETKEELGKLVRERQGIERKLSTTYSLGRDERVSNPKSVLPLYTGRPSYSFQRAKKGSVTIFYTLSNTSSEGSSGEREYVSDSEVEEEHVVKGKGKAAIEDESSSNDEQLGRKYQRSPLKPASSSKGYTESLFVEQESGEENFQDEGKGVKTVPSSSRSIWLKRRTFSSLN; encoded by the exons ATGCCTGCAACCTTTTTCCTTATCTTCTTCCTCTTCATGGTGGCTTCTCAGTCGACATGGTTCCCTAATTACCCACATTATCCACACTTGTTTTCCGCTCAAGAACGTTTCAGAAATCGCGGTGATAGGCTTTCCAAACCTTTAATCGGAGAGAGTGGAAGAATTTATGCTTGTTCTGAGGATATGTTATTAGCATTTGAAAACAATGGCTCCATAGCTTGGTTTTTACCTTTGGGTTTCGAATGCAACGTGTCTAAAGCCCCAGTTCATGGTGGCAGAGGAAAG ATATATTTGATTGCAGAAAACAGGGTACTCCGGATCAATATAATGAAAATTGGAACTTCAGAACCTGCGGTTCAAGTTCTGTTTGATCCTGGACCAGGTCAACGAGGAGATGAAATTGTTGGGATTGCAGTAAGTACGTTGTGTTCATCTGTGATCATCAATGTCAAAAATCGGGGTTTGTTTTCCTATTTGATGCGAGGACAACTACTTTGGAGTGTTGGACCAGTGATAGATCAGTATGGTTACAGGCAAGGTTGCTGGAAAAATGTTTCGGATTGTTATTTTGCTTCAGCCCCCGTGATTGATCAATGCGAAGCTAGTGTTTAT ATCTCAAATACTGAAGGGGAACTTTATTCTCTGTCGATTCGAAGTCCAGAGTTTAAATGGATTCAGGACTTAAGTTCATTTGATAAGCTTTACACTATTACACCAGGAAATAATGGCATCTTATATGTTACTGTACCGGTTAAGTCTCTTATTTTGGCACTAGACGTTTCTTCAGGGAATGTTCTTTGGCAGACCAGTATCGGACAATTGAGTTCTGCAGAATCTTCACCCGTGGTTGATTCTTATG GTTGGGTGACAATTGGTTCATTGGATGGATTTTTATACTCATTTTCTCCTACTGGCACTCTCAAGAAATTTCCTAAAGCAGCTGTATTAGATTCTGTGATCCAATTTAGCATTTTCCTCGACTGCTCTGGATATGCAGTATATTTCTGTCAGACAGAAATGGAGGAAAAGGTTATCCATATGAACGACCAATTCGCTCATGTCTCTGCAATGAAACCGAAAAGCTCAATCTTTACGTTGATTGTTCCATCTACTGGCAAAATCTACTGGTCTGAAAGCAATCATG GCCCTTTTTTATCTTCATTGTCTCAGAGTGATCTGCAGAACTTTGTAGTAGATGAGGGTATGCTTCTGGCTTTTGTCACTGCTTCGA AGATTGGCAACCAGCTATCTTGTCGCAGCAAGG CTCTGAAGCTTGCATCCAGCTGCTCCCAAGGAACACGCAAGCGCCAAAGTGTCTACACCG GTAATAGAAGTTCCATATTTCTCTTCTTGTTATTGGAGTCCATAATCCTGGTAGTTTTAGCTGTAGTCGTGCGGTTCTGTTGTGTCTTCTGGAGGAAGAAGAAGCTTCAAGATCAAGACCTTGGACGCTTTCTAGAAAAACGG AGATCTCTTCAACTTAAGAAGAAAGCATTTGATAGAACAATTACAGAGCTTGAGCATAAGGCTACTGAGGAAGCAGTAGCCACTGAAGAAACGAAGGAAGAACTAGGCAAACTGGTTCGAGAAAGGCAAGGCATCGAGAGAAAGCTCTCCACAACCTACAGTTTAGGCAGAGATGAAAGAGTTTCAAATCCAAAGTCTGTTCTTCCATTATATACAGGAAGACCGAGCTATTCTTTCCAAAGGGCAAAGAAAGGAAGTGTGACTATTTTCTACACATTAAGCAATACATCTTCTGAAGGAAGCAGCGGTGAGAGAGAATATGTTTCAGATTCCGAAGTAGAAGAGGAGCATGTTGTCAAGGGAAAGGGAAAGGCAGCCATTGAAGATGAAAGTTCAAGTAATGATGAACAGCTTGGGAGAAAATATCAAAGAAGCCCATTAAAACCAGCTTCAAGCTCTAAAGGGTATACGGAATCTTTGTTTGTTGAGCAAGAATCTGGGGAAGAAAATTTTCAAGATGAGGGAAAGGGGGTGAAAACCGTGCCAAGTAGTAGCAGAAGCATTTGGTTAAAGAGGAGGACCTTTTCTTCATTAAACTGA
- the LOC108486936 gene encoding probable hydroxyacylglutathione hydrolase 2, chloroplastic isoform X3: MFVFSSVEFLTLFMKRNENMMVRSGLCVWPGNRQLCIRKGLVYGFMHLLSIPFKTLRGASRSLRVAEFCSVSNMSSSLQIELVSCLGDNYAYLLHDVDTGTVGVVDPSEAVPIIDALSRRNWNLTYILNTHHHHDHTGGNAELKARYGAKVIGSGIDKDRIPGIDIVLNDGEKWMFAGHEVHVMETPGYTRGHISFYFPGSRAIFTGDTLFSLSCGKLLEGTPEQMLSSLQRIMSLPDDTNIYCGHEYTLSNSKFALSIDPKNDALQAYATHVAHLRNKGLPTVPSTLKMEKECNPFLRTSSAEIRKALKIPVTANEAEAFGIIRRAKDNF; encoded by the exons aTGTTTGTTTTTTCTTCTGTTGAATTTCTAACTCTTTttatgaagagaaatgaaaatATGATG GTGAGGAGTGGGCTTTGTGTCTGGCCAGGTAATAGGCAACTTTGCATTAGAAAGGGTCTTGTGTATGGCTTTATGCACTTACTATCAATTCCCTTCAAAACCTTGCGTGGAGCGAGTCGATCTCTTAGGGTTGCAGAGTTTTGCAGTGTTTCCAATATGTCTTCCTCATTACAAATTGAATTG gtGTCATGTCTTGGAGACAACTATGCATATCTTTTACATGATGTGGACACAGGCACAGTTGGAGTTGTTGATCCTTCAGAAGCTGTGCCAATtattgatgctttgagtcgaagaAACTGGAACTTGACTTATATATTGAATACCCACCACCATCACGACCACACTGGTGGGAACGCAGAGTTAAAAGCAAGGTATGGTGCAAAG GTGATTGGTTCTGGAATAGACAAGGATAGGATTCCTGGAATTGACATTGTTCTAAATGATGgggaaaagtggatgtttgcagGTCATGAAGTGCATGTCATGGAGACCCCTGGTTATACCCGAG GCCATATTAGCTTCTATTTTCCTGGTTCTCGAGCAATTTTTACTGGAGACACTTTGTTCAGCTTATCATGTGGCAAGCTTTTAGAAGGCACTCCGGAGCAG ATGCTTTCTTCCCTTCAGCGGATCATGTCACTACCTGATGATACAAATATCTACTGTGGTCATGAATATACTTTG AGTAATTCGAAATTTGCTTTGTCTATAGATCCCAAGAATGATGCACTTCAGGCTTATGCAACCCATGTAGCTCACCTTCGCAACAAGGGATTGCCCACG GTTCCTAGTACATTAAAGATGGAGAAGGAATGCAATCCATTCCTCCGGACATCAAGTGCAGAAATCCGGAAAGCATTAAAAATTCCGGTGACAGCAAATGAGGCAGAAGCCTTCGGTATCATACGCAGAGCAAAGGATAATTTCTAG
- the LOC108486936 gene encoding probable hydroxyacylglutathione hydrolase 2, chloroplastic isoform X1: MLSKTSPDMASFPCSRVCFFLISFMVRSGLCVWPGNRQLCIRKGLVYGFMHLLSIPFKTLRGASRSLRVAEFCSVSNMSSSLQIELVSCLGDNYAYLLHDVDTGTVGVVDPSEAVPIIDALSRRNWNLTYILNTHHHHDHTGGNAELKARYGAKVIGSGIDKDRIPGIDIVLNDGEKWMFAGHEVHVMETPGYTRGHISFYFPGSRAIFTGDTLFSLSCGKLLEGTPEQMLSSLQRIMSLPDDTNIYCGHEYTLSNSKFALSIDPKNDALQAYATHVAHLRNKGLPTVPSTLKMEKECNPFLRTSSAEIRKALKIPVTANEAEAFGIIRRAKDNF, translated from the exons ATGCTCTCTAAAACCTCACCTGATATGGCCTCCTTTCCTTGTTCCAGGGTTTGCTTCTTTCTCATTTCTTTtatg GTGAGGAGTGGGCTTTGTGTCTGGCCAGGTAATAGGCAACTTTGCATTAGAAAGGGTCTTGTGTATGGCTTTATGCACTTACTATCAATTCCCTTCAAAACCTTGCGTGGAGCGAGTCGATCTCTTAGGGTTGCAGAGTTTTGCAGTGTTTCCAATATGTCTTCCTCATTACAAATTGAATTG gtGTCATGTCTTGGAGACAACTATGCATATCTTTTACATGATGTGGACACAGGCACAGTTGGAGTTGTTGATCCTTCAGAAGCTGTGCCAATtattgatgctttgagtcgaagaAACTGGAACTTGACTTATATATTGAATACCCACCACCATCACGACCACACTGGTGGGAACGCAGAGTTAAAAGCAAGGTATGGTGCAAAG GTGATTGGTTCTGGAATAGACAAGGATAGGATTCCTGGAATTGACATTGTTCTAAATGATGgggaaaagtggatgtttgcagGTCATGAAGTGCATGTCATGGAGACCCCTGGTTATACCCGAG GCCATATTAGCTTCTATTTTCCTGGTTCTCGAGCAATTTTTACTGGAGACACTTTGTTCAGCTTATCATGTGGCAAGCTTTTAGAAGGCACTCCGGAGCAG ATGCTTTCTTCCCTTCAGCGGATCATGTCACTACCTGATGATACAAATATCTACTGTGGTCATGAATATACTTTG AGTAATTCGAAATTTGCTTTGTCTATAGATCCCAAGAATGATGCACTTCAGGCTTATGCAACCCATGTAGCTCACCTTCGCAACAAGGGATTGCCCACG GTTCCTAGTACATTAAAGATGGAGAAGGAATGCAATCCATTCCTCCGGACATCAAGTGCAGAAATCCGGAAAGCATTAAAAATTCCGGTGACAGCAAATGAGGCAGAAGCCTTCGGTATCATACGCAGAGCAAAGGATAATTTCTAG
- the LOC108486936 gene encoding probable hydroxyacylglutathione hydrolase 2, chloroplastic isoform X2 — protein MLSKTSPDMASFPCSRVRSGLCVWPGNRQLCIRKGLVYGFMHLLSIPFKTLRGASRSLRVAEFCSVSNMSSSLQIELVSCLGDNYAYLLHDVDTGTVGVVDPSEAVPIIDALSRRNWNLTYILNTHHHHDHTGGNAELKARYGAKVIGSGIDKDRIPGIDIVLNDGEKWMFAGHEVHVMETPGYTRGHISFYFPGSRAIFTGDTLFSLSCGKLLEGTPEQMLSSLQRIMSLPDDTNIYCGHEYTLSNSKFALSIDPKNDALQAYATHVAHLRNKGLPTVPSTLKMEKECNPFLRTSSAEIRKALKIPVTANEAEAFGIIRRAKDNF, from the exons ATGCTCTCTAAAACCTCACCTGATATGGCCTCCTTTCCTTGTTCCAGG GTGAGGAGTGGGCTTTGTGTCTGGCCAGGTAATAGGCAACTTTGCATTAGAAAGGGTCTTGTGTATGGCTTTATGCACTTACTATCAATTCCCTTCAAAACCTTGCGTGGAGCGAGTCGATCTCTTAGGGTTGCAGAGTTTTGCAGTGTTTCCAATATGTCTTCCTCATTACAAATTGAATTG gtGTCATGTCTTGGAGACAACTATGCATATCTTTTACATGATGTGGACACAGGCACAGTTGGAGTTGTTGATCCTTCAGAAGCTGTGCCAATtattgatgctttgagtcgaagaAACTGGAACTTGACTTATATATTGAATACCCACCACCATCACGACCACACTGGTGGGAACGCAGAGTTAAAAGCAAGGTATGGTGCAAAG GTGATTGGTTCTGGAATAGACAAGGATAGGATTCCTGGAATTGACATTGTTCTAAATGATGgggaaaagtggatgtttgcagGTCATGAAGTGCATGTCATGGAGACCCCTGGTTATACCCGAG GCCATATTAGCTTCTATTTTCCTGGTTCTCGAGCAATTTTTACTGGAGACACTTTGTTCAGCTTATCATGTGGCAAGCTTTTAGAAGGCACTCCGGAGCAG ATGCTTTCTTCCCTTCAGCGGATCATGTCACTACCTGATGATACAAATATCTACTGTGGTCATGAATATACTTTG AGTAATTCGAAATTTGCTTTGTCTATAGATCCCAAGAATGATGCACTTCAGGCTTATGCAACCCATGTAGCTCACCTTCGCAACAAGGGATTGCCCACG GTTCCTAGTACATTAAAGATGGAGAAGGAATGCAATCCATTCCTCCGGACATCAAGTGCAGAAATCCGGAAAGCATTAAAAATTCCGGTGACAGCAAATGAGGCAGAAGCCTTCGGTATCATACGCAGAGCAAAGGATAATTTCTAG
- the LOC108486936 gene encoding hydroxyacylglutathione hydrolase 1, mitochondrial-like isoform X4: MLSKTSPDMASFPCSRVCFFLISFMVRSGLCVWPGNRQLCIRKGLVYGFMHLLSIPFKTLRGASRSLRVAEFCSVSNMSSSLQIELVSCLGDNYAYLLHDVDTGTVGVVDPSEAVPIIDALSRRNWNLTYILNTHHHHDHTGGNAELKARYGAKVIGSGIDKDRIPGIDIVLNDGEKWMFAGHEVHVMETPGYTRGHISFYFPGSRAIFTGDTLFSLSCGKLLEGTPEQMLSSLQRIMSLPDDTNIYCGHEYTLIPRMMHFRLMQPM; this comes from the exons ATGCTCTCTAAAACCTCACCTGATATGGCCTCCTTTCCTTGTTCCAGGGTTTGCTTCTTTCTCATTTCTTTtatg GTGAGGAGTGGGCTTTGTGTCTGGCCAGGTAATAGGCAACTTTGCATTAGAAAGGGTCTTGTGTATGGCTTTATGCACTTACTATCAATTCCCTTCAAAACCTTGCGTGGAGCGAGTCGATCTCTTAGGGTTGCAGAGTTTTGCAGTGTTTCCAATATGTCTTCCTCATTACAAATTGAATTG gtGTCATGTCTTGGAGACAACTATGCATATCTTTTACATGATGTGGACACAGGCACAGTTGGAGTTGTTGATCCTTCAGAAGCTGTGCCAATtattgatgctttgagtcgaagaAACTGGAACTTGACTTATATATTGAATACCCACCACCATCACGACCACACTGGTGGGAACGCAGAGTTAAAAGCAAGGTATGGTGCAAAG GTGATTGGTTCTGGAATAGACAAGGATAGGATTCCTGGAATTGACATTGTTCTAAATGATGgggaaaagtggatgtttgcagGTCATGAAGTGCATGTCATGGAGACCCCTGGTTATACCCGAG GCCATATTAGCTTCTATTTTCCTGGTTCTCGAGCAATTTTTACTGGAGACACTTTGTTCAGCTTATCATGTGGCAAGCTTTTAGAAGGCACTCCGGAGCAG ATGCTTTCTTCCCTTCAGCGGATCATGTCACTACCTGATGATACAAATATCTACTGTGGTCATGAATATACTTTG ATCCCAAGAATGATGCACTTCAGGCTTATGCAACCCATGTAG
- the LOC108486946 gene encoding uncharacterized protein LOC108486946, which produces MANLVPGVLLKLLQHMNTDVKVAGEHRSSLLQVVSIVPALAGGELFPNQGFYLKVSDSCHATYVSLPDEHDDLILSDKIQLGQFIHVDRLESASPVPILHGVRPVPGRHPCVGSPEDIVATHSLGFLNNGSKNGSGISKPGEKVKSPSKQVSGEKDKYVGSRSNGGAREDQLDKKMASLTRSKSQSTKPALTSDTKKEPLGKLKVLSSRSIPSSPTSCYSLPTSFEKFASGIKRQAEIKALRKGSPKVGSMEKPSSLHGTSPTGKKVPVIKTLVQGIELGAKALRKSWEGNLEVKGRDHSKPRASKHDIKQESRSTSVPRKSTSSEKLLPKEENKLQTSTRSLKEESKSLVSTKKVMPNGMLDEQEKPNKPRTYIGKKSGDLSSNGGLGNLVKVPINSKRLTDGSVSWGSLPSSLSKLGKEVMKHRDAAQTAAIEALQEAAASESLLRCLSLYSDLTTSAKEDNPQPAVDQFLTLHARLNNVRMIADSLLKTIPVSSSPESEGNPSEEAVKVALDRRKYAASWVQAALATNLSSFSVFTKEHNSIPSHASASVQSQKAIPGNQNILILENSAKNASAKAQGKTRPVIVSKLVAQGVLRKAGDVSGLGPKVPVQPPPEWTRGNGLDEAVDLAEMLRMESQDWFLGFVEKFLDVDVDTSALSDNDQIAGMLTQLKSVNDWLDEISSNKDEGEGEEMTPHVSSETIDRLRKKIYEYLLTHVESAAAALGGGGSQPLPPIRAAETKSKK; this is translated from the exons ATGGCAAATCTTGTTCCAGGGGTTCTTCTGAAGCTTTTACAGCATATGAACACGGATGTGAAGGTTGCTGGTGAGCACAGGTCATCTCTATTGCAAGTAGTGAGTATAGTTCCTGCACTAGCAGGGGGTGAGCTCTTCCCTAACCAAGGCTTTTACCTTAAGGTTTCAGATTCATGTCATGCTACATATGTATCATTGCCTGATGAACATGATGATCTGATTCTTAGTGATAAGATCCAATTAGGTCAGTTTATTCATGTTGATCGCTTAGAATCAGCTTCACCAGTTCCCATTCTTCATGGGGTTAGGCCGGTCCCTGGGCGACACCCTTGTGTTGGGAGCCCCGAGGATATTGTTGCAACTCATTCTCTTGGATTCCTTAATAATGGTAGTAAAAATGGCTCTGGTATTTCAAAACCTGGAGAGAAAGTTAAGTCACCATCAAAACAAGTCAGTGGAGAGAAAGATAAATATGTTGGGAGTAGATCAAATGGTGGTGCAAGAGAGGATCAGTTGGATAAGAAAATGGCTTCTTTGACTAGATCAAAGTCTCAATCGACTAAACCGGCATTGACTTCAGATACGAAGAAGGAACCTTTGGGGAAATTGAAGGTTCTAAGCTCACGGTCGATTCCGTCTTCCCCCACTAGTTGTTATTCATTGCCAACATCTTTTGAGAAGTTTGCCTCTGGGATTAAGCGGCAGGCGGAAATAAAGGCTCTGAGAAAGGGAAGTCCCAAGGTGGGATCCATGGAGAAGCCGAGTTCTTTACATGGGACGAGTCCGACTGGGAAAAAAGTACCGGTTATCAAAACTTTGGTTCAGGGGATTGAATTAGGAGCAAAGGCTTTGAGAAAGAGCTGGGAAGGGAATCTGGAAGTGAAGGGTAGGGACCATTCTAAACCGAGGGCTAGCAAGCATGATATCAAGCAAGAATCTCGGAGCACTTCT GTTCCTAGAAAGAGCACATCAAGCGAAAAGTTGCTGCCCAAAGAGGAGAATAAACTACAAACATCGACCAGGTCACTAAAAGAGGAGAGTAAATCTCTGGTTTCAACTAAGAAAGTCATGCCAAATGGAATGTTGGATGAGCAAGAGAAACCaaataaaccgagaacttacattGGGAAGAAATCTGGAGATCTAAGTAGTAATGGTGGCTTGGGGAACTTGGTTAAGGTTCCAATAAATAGTAAAAGATTGACCGATGGAAGTGTTTCATGGGGTTCACTCCCCTCTTCTCTTTCAAAGCTCGGAAAG GAGGTCATGAAACATAGAGATGCAGCACAAACGGCAGCAATAGAAGCTTTACAAGAGGCTGCTGCTTCAGAGAGCTTACTTCGATGTTTAAG CTTATATTCTGATCTTACTACTTCTGCCAAGGAAGATAATCCTCAGCCTGCAGTGGATCAGTTCTTAACTCTGCATGCGAGGTTGAATAATGTTCGGATGATTGCTGATTCTTTATTGAAAACTATTCCAGTCAGTTCATCTCCGGAGTCTGAAGGAAATCCATCAGAAGAGGCAGTGAAGGTTGCATTGGATAGGCGGAAATATGCAGCTTCATGGGTGCAAGCCGCATTGGCTACCAATCTATCGTCCTTCTCGGTTTTTACCAAAGAACATAATTCAATACCGAGTCATGCATCAGCATCTGTGCAAAGCCAGAAGGCTATCCCTGGCaatcaaaacattttaattcTAGAAAATTCTGCTAAGAATGCTTCTGCAAAAGCCCAAGGGAAAACTCGTCCGGTAATTGTTTCTAAGCTTGTAGCACAGGGTGTTCTTCGAAAAGCAGGGGATGTTTCGGGCCTCGGACCAAAGGTACCGGTCCAGCCACCACCAGAATGGACAAGGGGAAATGGCCTTGATGAGGCTGTTGACTTGGCTGAAATGCTGCGAATGGAGTCCCAGGATTGGTTCTTAGGATTTGTCGAGAAATTCTTGGATGTCGATGTCGATACATCTGCTTTATCAGACAATGATCAAATAGCTGGGATGTTGACACAGCTTAAGAGTGTGAATGACTGGTTAGACGAAATCAGTTCAAACAAAGACGAAGGAGAAGGAGAAGAGATGACACCCCATGTTTCATCAGAGACAATTGATCGGCTAAGGAAGAAAATATACGAGTATCTTCTTACACATGTCGAATCTGCTGCTGCTGCTCTAGGTGGTGGCGGATCACAACCGTTACCACCTATTCGAGCAgctgaaacaaaatcgaaaaagTGA
- the LOC108487991 gene encoding protein MAINTENANCE OF MERISTEMS-like, which yields MFGPPSSLIENYLRETGFWHVVTIGQGCKLNSKLISALIERWRPETHTFHLLCGECTITLEDVHLQLGLPVDGYTVTGSASSTNWGAVCYELLSVTRDNINGGQIEIGWLRDTFPESNNDSTELERIGYAWAYILEMIGGYLMPDLS from the coding sequence ATGTTTGGTCCTCCATCGTCGTTGATCGAGAATTACTTGCGGGAAACGGGATTTTGGCACGTGGTCACGATAGGCCAGGGATGCAAGTTGAACTCGAAACTAATCAGTGCGttgatagagaggtggagacccgagacACACACTTTTCATCTTCTATGcggagagtgtactatcactctagAAGACGTGCATTTGCAATTGGGATTGCCGGTGGATGGGTACACAGTCACCGGGTCTGCATCATCTACTAATTGGGGAGCCGTATGCTACGAGCTTTTGAGTGTTACACGGGATAATATTAACGGAGGTCAGATCGAGATAGgctggttacgagacacattccCGGAGTCGAATAATGATTCAACTGAACTCGAAAGAATAGGATATGCTTGGGCATACATTCTTGAGATGattggaggttatctgatgcCGGACTTGTCATGA